The Eubalaena glacialis isolate mEubGla1 chromosome 3, mEubGla1.1.hap2.+ XY, whole genome shotgun sequence nucleotide sequence GGACAGCgttacaaaacttaaaaaaaaagatatctaccTCTCTTTTGAAACAGAATTTAGTGTTTATGAATTTTAGGGCTATAAGCTTATGGTTGGTTTGTTTCCAAGATTCTAAACGTACTTTTGCAGCTTAATCCGATCCTGACTTAGaacataaatttatattctaaGCATCAGTTCACACCACTCTATTAGCATAATTCTAACTTTAACCACTATACATCTGAACACCTTTTAAgatcatgaattttaaaatagggaAAGAGAATGAGATTATACATTTTCTGCAATgtttggaaaaaagaatgaagtgtttTTCAAAGCAGCTTTTCCTCCTGCTTTTTTCCTTAGCAGAATCTTCTGCCTTCAACATCATGAATAAAGTTCCCAGTTTGAGAACAGCTCTTATTCATTTCACTGGGGCATACTGAAGGTATCACATGTTTGAAAGAAATTTAGTTCAGCTAACATTTACCAAGGAGAGCAGCGCTGACTTCCTTCCCACTGTCCCTCCAGCTGGCTCCCTGATGCTCTGAGGTAAGCACCATCCAAGGTATTCTCAAGCTCAAATGTGAACTTCCCTGGATGCACATAGTAAATGAGTTTAAAATTGGAATTAATGCTTCCTTTTGTTAACACTAGCTCAGTGTTCTGTGCTACTACCTGTCTTCTTAAATtcaatacctttttaaaaataactcagcCCATTCTGTGTACATCGCCAAATGTACATACTAAGTACAAAAGCATCCTAATTTCATGTTACTTTAAAGTAGTTATGGGGTACTCAGTTATCTTTCAATTTGAGAAAATTGGGGCATAAATTCTAAACTGTTTTTGAAAGGGTGGTTACCTAAAACTGGTCTCCAATGGCTGGCAGTAAATTTGTTCAACCACACTGTTTAAATATTAGTGTCTGCTTCACAGAAGTCAAAACCGGAACAGTCCCCAGACAAAATGCAGGAGAGAAGCACCCACCTCTGAGGACACGTGAGTGGGCACACCAGGCCTAGTTTCCTCTGCCCTGTATTTTAATGCAAGTGCTTATATGTCAAATCGCTTTGGCAGAACACAGAACTAAGCCTGTTTTAGCAACTTGAAATTTGAAAGTGCTAATAGGAGACGGAAGGACAATACTACATCGTGGGTTCAGAACTCCAAACAAGATTAAATGATGAAATCAGGGTTTGACATAAATCAAAATCTTAAGGCTCTTCCTGGTAACCACCTTAATTTTAAGGCTCAGAAGGCTTAAAATCTTTGTTTCCAGCCTTCCACATGGCCCAAATCACAAGATAGGTCCAGCCACCAGCAGGATCTGAACTATATTATCTGTAGGAGCGAGCTGGCTTTTCTCACAAGAAAGGCACAAATAGGATCGCCAATCTCTTGGGAACAGCAGCTTTAATGACCAAATGCCTTGAAGACAGAAGTggaaattcattttagaaatcaGGATGGCAGAGAAGACAGGCAACCTAACTCTTATTCAAGCTGTTATTTCAGTTTGCTTTGATAATTTGCAAAGGATTTGCCTGCtttgggcaaaaggaaaaaaaagtctccatAACAGAATTGTGCTTGGGTTGTAATGGTAGGTTCTCCAGGGACACTTTTTTGGATTAATTTGGACACAATTACGAGAATGCAAATCTTACTTAGGTACAAGTCATGCTTGCTTTTATATACGTTAAGAACTTAAATACAGGGGAACCTGTTTTTTCACTAATTCAATCACCGCCTTGATTCTGGTTCTACCAAGcaggtctctctctcttcttccctcctttaagAATCATCAAAAGCACCACCTACTCACTTAAAAGCCCAAACATCTTTCCTGCTTTTGTCCTTCCTCTAATTCTATCTTAAAAACATAGTCCCTCCAACACAGCATGCTACTTTGGCTCAACAGAATGCTGGCTTACTTGCTGCCACTCCTTAGGAAGCAGTAAAATTCCCAATTTGACCAGTCCTGGTGAAAAAGGACCCGAGAGATTACAAAGTGTTTTCGGAAAATCCACAAGTGTGGAGAAAGGATTATAAGGATGGACTCAAAACACACACTCCAGAACCAACCCCAACATTAACCTATTCAAATGTCACACCTCTAATTCGTCCTTTGGCATGAGAATTAATACTGACCAACTGTGACGCCCACTGCTAGAATGGGCATATGCCGAGGAAGTCAGAAGGTGGTTCAGCAGGTACAGCTCCGTGGTCTGAAACTTGTAGTCTTTGTTTCAACTTCTACTACAGCAAACACCAAAGAAATCCAAGGCCACCCTGTCCCCTGTCACCAGAACGTGCTGCTGGCCATTTCCAATCCACCTCATACCATTCGGAATTGATTGTGCTGTTTCTCTATCTTTGTAAAAAGAAGTTTCACTTATTTTGTGGAGAATTACAAGTGGGAGAGAGGCATCCTGTCTTCCACCAGCACTGCGTCCATCCCAAACTGGTCAGTGCACTGCTTCACGGTGGCCAGGACACTCAGGAGCCGCTGGTCCACAGCGTCTAGGTGAGGATCAGAGAGCACTGGGGAGATGGGGTCATGGGCCATGGCAGATTTTAAGGCAGACTTCAGCACACCATTCTTCAGGGAGTTCAGTCTGTTCCAGGTAGAAACCCGAATGCtgggagaaaaaaagttttaggACAGGTTACATAAAACCTCTCACTATCAAATGGAGATTAAAGCCCGCATGGCagacaaaagtaaagaaataattatgtaaaCTATCTCAACTAGAAAAATCATTTCTGTTTTAGAAGTAGCTCTACATTATGAGTAAGTAACATTACCACATTTTGATATTTCTTTCTTGGTAATTAATGagaaatatatacaatatttacacatgttcattgcagtgctattcGTAACAGGAAAAACTGTTAAACAATCTGAATGTCCAACAACTgagaaatagttaaataaattacgGCTTATCCATTCAAGGGAATACCATGCAGCCATTAAAAGCAGTTGTGAAAATTCAGTGGCATGGGGAAATGCCCATGATATAATATTGAGTCAGGGAAAATAGTTGGAGGGAAAACACTCTTTTACTCCAAATCTGTGgggaaagaaaatgtgtgtgtaagcatacacacaaacatacacacatgatTACAATGAAATCACTAGAGTGTTAACAGGAGTTATCCTTACATCTTAATAAGtaatttaatttccttctttttatgtttctgaattaaaaattctagcattaatattataaatagaaaaagtTTAAGGATACctatttttctcaattattttaccAACTAAAGAGGATCTTTTATTTAtcttagaaaaaaaagtatttacctCCCTGTAGGTAATGTGGGAATTACTAGGTATGCATTAAAGTCTGACTCTGCATGAGGCAGGCAACTTGTTCTGCAACCATTTGAAAAGTAAGAAAGTAAGGATCTTCGGATAAAGCATGGCAGGGATGCACAAGCACAGAGGCAGTGTGGTTTTACTCTTCTGAAAGATACTACAAGTGCCTAGAGCATTAGAGTTCCCCCTGTGTAACGAAGGTATCACTTGACTGCCTCTCACAGCTCCAAATTCACTCTTCACATATGCCCTGCTATAATGGACAGAGATCCTTTAAGCATCTCTCCTCTTAGGCTTTCTCGGTAGAGGACACTGGAAGGAGACTGCAGAAGGAAGAGGTTCTCCAGACGCTTCTGGCTGCTGTACAGTGAGTGGGTCAGTAGTGTGCAGGAAAGGTCATCAAATGAAACTCTGCCTTGGCCACATTCCCAGAACAGGCAGGCCCTCCATGATGTTGCAGCCTTGGCCTGGCTTGGTGATAACTTTCCTAAGGCCCTCTTGACATGGAAACCAGAGCCCCCAAAGCCACCCACCCATGCTGGTGCCCCAATTCCCTGTGCAGGCCCACAAATAAGCCTTGCCTGTAGCCTGGAGGGTTTCTACTGAGTTGTTGCTCTCTCGGTATGCCATGCTACCACCTGCTGATTGCCTGTACCCTGCCTGCATTCTGGAGGGCTGCTTCCTGCACTCCCAGCACCTGCAAACTAACACACTTCTCTGCTATTCAGTGGGCTGAACTACACATTCTCCACTGAGGTCCAAACcccagccttggggagggggaTCCCCTTCCAAGTTTGTTCTTCCTTGGGTACTCTCCCTCAgctctagttttcttttatagTCACTCTTGTATCAAAGAGTTTAATAATGCTTATACTAAACTGTCCTGTCTAACCCACCATGTCTTTTCTATCTCCTGACTGGACCAGACTGATAGCACTATTAATACAAAATCATCTTCCTTCACAGATACAGGTTCTGACTGGATGTATCACTGCTTCCCAGTATTAATGAAGATAATTAAGGGTTGCCTAGGTAAACACTTTCTGCAGAATACTGTTgttattaaaaagagaaagaaaagaaaagtaaaacagacCAGTTGCCAGAAGAGGCAGTCTTACATGATCAGTGTGTTTCTGGGAGCTGAGCAGTAGGAAGTGGTACTCCTGGACCTGCACTTCTGTGTAGCCAAGCAAGGTGGATCCCAGCTGATTCTTAGTGCTCATGCTTTAAAATCATACTGGCAATGAAGATCTGAAAAGGAGCTCCTTAGAGCCCAGTCTTTATCTCATTTTcttgatttactttttaatttctttgttatctaatatagacttttaaaaaatcaattactaAATACCTATGGAGAAAGCTACTTTTGGTTTACACAATTTCAAACTGAGATAAGCAAACCACAGGTGGGTTGTGCTGTTGAGTGAGAGGACTTGAAACCACAAGGTAAACATAGTAGGGCAACTAGGGGCATGGGTTGCACTAGATTTTGGGTGGGGGGGAGTGAGGACTATATTCtgatattaaaacaaacatgGATATACATTATTGGATAAAGTGAAAATTTCTACTCATacaaaactcaaaatgcattctGAGCTTTGGGCTACACTGCTGTGGAAACCTTTCCCTGATCCCCTATAGCTCAGGATCTCCAGGGGGTTCGGGGTTAGAAAAGCATGAAAAGCGCTGCTCAGGTATTAGGAAGTTTTAAAGCCAAGAAAACTGATGTACTGTTACCTGAGCCTGGAAAGGAAGGCAATGAAGGCAAATGTACTTGACTGTGTAACTTACATGCAACACTGATAGAGAGGGGCAAGAATGCTTCTCTCATCCAGCGAGGGGTTCCCAAagctgaaaattaaatgaaaacttaGTGAATTAGGTGGAAGCACCCGTCCCCTTCTTAGCATCAAAGCAAGAACAAATTCTATAAGAAACCCGAATGTGATCCTGGATAATTTCATGCTCCCACAGCTCAAAtcagttaaattaaaaataaacagggcATGACCAATTAGACACAGGATTCCTAACAGCTTGTACTGCAGCATCAAACAACAAATATACTCCTTTACAAGGATCCTTTCTCCTGGCAGGATATTGCAAGGTGTTGAAGCATAACCATCGTAACACGGTATGGGGTCCACAGACCAAGGGAGAACCTGAAGACCCCCAAACCTGAGAAGGTTTTAAGGGTATGTAGAGAAATAAAGGCTACTGATATCAGGTTCTCGCAAACAAGCAGAAGGTCATTACCTGTAAAAAAGAAGTTATACTTGTTCTACTCTAATATTACCAATCAGAAAAAGACTTAGATTATTGTATTCCCTACAAGAAAGTATATGGTCAGATTCAAACTGGAAAAACTGCTCACAGAGGCTGAGAAAACAGTGATTCAAAGCAGATGTAAAAATGCTCTTAGTAATTCCGAGTTAGAAAAGGAGAACTGATTCTGGAAAAACTGTCAACCTTCCACTCTTTTCCTGGATGCTCACCTTAATAGCTGGAGGGTCTGGTAGCCCTCAGCACAGTGCAGGCCCTCAAATAATAAAAGGCAAAGGCAATTATTTCAACGTGTATTTCCACAGCACACAATCATTTTTACAAGTAACGATAAAGATATTCAGGAACTGAAAATATagtataaatgaaaatgaaatacatagCACTGGCCACTACCTGCTTTGCTGGGAATGGGAGAGGCAATGTTTGCAGGCCTCTCACTCTCTGTAGCTGTCACCCCCTTTCATGGAGTATGAGGCACCTGGTGCTCAGTATGAGGTGATGGCCTCCTTAGCAAATGCTGCCCAAGCATTCTTCACCGAGTATCCATGTCTCAGCTTATTCTCAGCAACCAACGTTAATAGTgactcatcttctttatccattcgaaagaagatgtggtacatatatacaatggaatattactcagccataaaaaggaatgtggatggatctagagactgtcatacagagtgaagtaagtcaggaagaaaaaaacaaacatcgtatattaacacatatatgtggaacctagaagaatggtacagaggaaccggtttgcagggcagaaatagagacacagatgtagagaacaaacgtatggacaccaaggggggaaagtggcggggggtggtggtgatggtgggatgaattgggagattggtattgacatatatacactgatgtgtataaaatggataactaataagaacctgctgcataaaaaataaataaaataaaattcaaaaatacaaaaaaacaaccaaaaagaaacaacaaaaaaaacacaatagtGACTCAGAGCCTGGACAATTCCAGCTCCAAGGAAGTATtctatttagcaaacatttattatgtgtaaCTAAAAGTGTGGCACTTAACTGGGTACCATGGAGAATGCAGAGTGCAAACTGAAAATACAATGTGCTCTTCAAATAGCTCAGACCTAAATGAGGACATTCCATttattcaaaattaataaaattgtctTATTCAAGATAAAAGTAACGTGTCTTTATATACAATCACTAAGCAACTAACTGCTCTCCTACTCATAATAGAAAAAATCTGGGCCTAGACTGCcataaaaacagcaaaaacatCCTATcaaataaactaattttttaaactgtatgaACCTTTGGATAGAATAATTTAACAACAACTAAATTTCATGTTCCGTTAACTATGTATTTCTCAAGATTCTAAACATCCTAGTCAAGAAAGAATGATGTAAGTAGCAATAAATAGAAGACCTTGATTTCCAGTTGTCTGTGAAGAGAATCATACTCTTTGACTCTTTGGAAAAAGTGAGTTTTCCACTTTTTTAAAGGCCTCAGATCCCTGAAGGTGAAAGGAGTACAAACTCTGAACAAGTTGGAAGGCTGGGTGCCAATGGCAAAGACTCCGAGTGGAAACAAGAAGGATGCCTTCTGTTGAGCCTGCTCTGGAGGTTTTCCAGGGCACCCTAGAAAGCATTCTTCTTGTCTACACAGGACCCCTAACTGACAAGGAGAGTCCTGCTGGTCCTACCTTTTGGCATTATCGAGAAGGATGAGCATACTAGCGCCTTCATCGTCTTGAAAACTCTCGTAGTGATGGCGGTCAGCATTGCCAATCAGGTAATCAAAGACAGCTGTATCAATGATGTCCAAGAGGCGAGGGCCAGAGTCATAAGGGGATGTTTTCTTCACAGCGTCACAGTAGCTCTCATCATACTCCCACCTGGAGGGAAGCAGCAACACCAGGGTTGTTTACTGAGTGCCAGCACCACACGTAACAATGTTTAAAACACAGAGAAGACAGAGTCCCTGACTAGCAGGTTTCCCCCTGAACCCTCCATAGTCCTTTTTAGTCTTGGACAGAACCCTGGCTCCTACACAGGGTTGGCACCTGACCAGGCACAGGAGAGAATGAAGTAGTGGCTCACAGGAGCATTTACCTGGCTAATTTGCCCTCTCGGTAAGTCCTGCCCCATGGGTGTCGGTGTTTCTGTAGAGGCCACACATCTGGAAGCCAAAGCGTGACAGACCCCTCCATTGTGTCTCCATCAGCACAGGCTGGCTCTGTTTCTCGGCAATAATAACACTTCCCATAGAAACAAGTATTATTTCCTAAAGGAGAGAATGGAACCAAATACACTTACAGAAAAAGGATGAGTCCAAATTCTCCCCAAACAATGCAGAAGAGAGCAGCTCTGTGTGAAAACAAAGATCCTgagcttatttttaaatctttatttattttctgtataggaaataaaagcacatggtgtaaaaaaattcaaaaggtacaaaaggaTATATACGAAAAAGTTaagtctccctttccctctctgtccCTTCTACCCAATCTCTCCCGGAAGTCAACCACTGTCACAAGTATCTTTCTGAACTCACTTTAAGTAATGTCCTGTTCTCCTTCAGCAGGACTGACATTTTGGCCAGAATgcccaggggagggagagagggcatgTACAAGGCCAAGCCATGGACCAGGACTTTGGTTACATACGGAGTGGGGAGTGGGGTCTAGAGCAAATGAGTAAACAGACTGAGGATAATGGGAACCAGGTTTCTCATAGATGGAGAAGGGAGtttaacatataaaaagaaagaaggccaGAGTAAATCCTGCAGTGTTGAATTAGAACTGGAGATACTGGTTTGAATTGATGGTTTTAAAACACAGAGATATAAAAGAAAGTacaaatgtttgtgtgtgtatatgtatgcatatatatacatacacatgtatatatatatacatattttgccCCTCTAGAAAACCTGGAAACAATAACACTCAGGTAGTAATGAGCACACTCACATATCAGTTTCTAAATGTCATTTTAATACTGtattaaaaggaaccagggctccttggagaaacagATGACCCctagggcaggggcagggaaagtacaagatgagcctgggtCATATTGCTATGCCAGCTGTAAGGAGGCACTCAGAGAATGACAGGGACATTCCAAATGACACAAGAGACAGTTTGTAGGggttcccactggccaaatctgggataGTTTGAGCatcaaataataatagtaacaaattGTAACTGAGTAAAGTAAGAGTCTACGTGTTCatagtgatataaataaataaataagtaaacaaaagtGGGGCAGGGCCGGGAGTTCTACTCatcaaaagaatggcaaccagTAAGTCTAGAAGAAATGACAGAATTAGcaaatcaccatttggcaactATCACAGTAGTAACTGATTCGGGTAAGAATTATCAATGAATTCTAAAACTGGTGGGCAAAAGTTTGATGAGGATAGAATATTTATATAGTTTTGAGTTTCTCCCTACAAGTACTCAGTAATTACTTATTAGTAAGTATAAAATACTGGAGAAACCTTGCAGACACTCACCATCTTAATCAAGTGATGAGTTAACATCACCAGCAATGGGACCAACATCACgtgcctcctgatatgatgcactgagaagtGAACAATAGCACTTTGCTAGCGTTTCCACCAAAGtttttaaatcatgaagaaacatcagacaaacgtAAACTAAGAGATATTCTAGAAAGTAACTGGCTtgcactcttcaaaaatgtcaaggtcttGAAAAACAAGAAGAGTGAGGAATTGTTTCAGCCTGATGGAGGCTAAAAAGACATGACAAGTGAATGCAACTGAATACAATATCCTAGATTGAATCCTGGATGTACATAGGCCATTACATGGACAAGTGGCAAAATCTGAATAGGATCTATGGATTAGACAGTGATATTGGATCAATGTTCACCTCTTGATTTTGATGGTTGAATGTTGTTGTGTAGGAGAGTGTTCTGGTAGTTGGGATATACTCACTGAAGTCTTAAGGGAGCATGTAATGCTGTAATGGATATTCATGTCTGCAACCTGTTCTCAAATGATTCAGAAGTGTTAACAATTGAGGAATCTGGGGGATTCTGGATCATTTCTGCAACTTTCATgtatatctaaaattatttcaaaataaaaagttaaggtAAGTAATGCTTTCTTTGCTCTCCACCTCTACGAAATAATAGCCATCAAATGAGCTAATTCCCTATACCCAGAAAACCTCACATACTCCTTTAATGATAGTTTATGTTCTCATGTATATGTGTCCTTGAAAAGACAAACAGCACTcaaactttttaatatttccaaGCTCTGGCATAGTACACACTAAATAGAAACTAATCCACTATATACCCACCCACAAAGCTGATTCTATCACTCTCCATTACTTTACAAACTTTTCTAGGTAAAGAAGATTTGAACACTAATTGaaagatataccacatttattttttaattataaaaatataaacttgtaAGTTTAACTTGATCCATCAGAAATACCAACGGATCTTTTAGAGGGTAACTAGGTATGACAATTTTAAAGgtcataagaaaaaataaataagaaccgctagaaaattgttaaaataacTGCAAAGAGAGGGGACTAGACCTACCAGATATCAAAACATAGTATAATGCCTCAATAATTAAAACattataggggacttccctggtggtccagtaggtaagactccgcactcccaatgcaggggccgcaggttcaatccctggtcggggaaccagatcccacatgcatgctgcaactaagagtccgcatgccgcaactgagagtccgcatgccgccagaaagatcctgagtgccgcaacgaagacccagagcagccaaaataaataaataaaataaatattaaacaacaacaacaacattatAGACCAGCTCATAAACAGATTTAATGTCCAATGGAGCAGAACAAGAAGTCCAGAAACTAAAGCTaaataaagaaactaaataaagaaaatttactaCAGGGAAAAACAAGAGACTCTTTAACAAATGCTATTGGGACAAATGATAgccatctggggaaaaaaaaccaacaacagtgGAGCCATACTTCATTACATATACCAGAATAAATTCCAACAATATCAAAAacttaaatgcaaaaaataaaactataaaggtactaaaagaaaagaaaaaaagcagaattcCTCCATAATGTTGGAGTGAGCAAGGCTAACTATGattcaaaatcagaaaatctaTCAGAAAAGATGGACtgattacattaaaaacaaaaagtttctgtaaggcaaaaaaaccccccaa carries:
- the FAM20B gene encoding glycosaminoglycan xylosylkinase — its product is MKLKQRVVLLAILLVIFIFTKVFLIDNLDTSAANREDQRAFHRMMAGLRVELVSKLDHTLQSPWEIAAQWVVPREVYPEETPELGAIMHAMATKKIIKADVGYKGTQLKALLILEGGQKVVFKPKRYNRDYVVEGEPYAGYDRHNAEVAAFHLDRILGFRRAPLVVGRFVNLRTEIKPVATEQLLSTFLTVGNNTCFYGKCYYCRETEPACADGDTMEGSVTLWLPDVWPLQKHRHPWGRTYREGKLARWEYDESYCDAVKKTSPYDSGPRLLDIIDTAVFDYLIGNADRHHYESFQDDEGASMLILLDNAKSFGNPSLDERSILAPLYQCCIIRVSTWNRLNSLKNGVLKSALKSAMAHDPISPVLSDPHLDAVDQRLLSVLATVKQCTDQFGMDAVLVEDRMPLSHL